The uncultured Sphaerochaeta sp. genome includes the window TACTAGAGCTCAGTGTACTTCTTTGCTGATCCATACGCTTTCTTCACATCATACTTCTCTGCATTCTTACGCAGCTTCCTCTCGATAATTGTAGGGATATCAACCCCAATGGAATCGGCAAATAGTACGGAGTAGATAAGGATATCTGCAAGCTCCTCTTCCATCTGCTTCTGCTTCTTCTTAGCATGCACATCCTCACCAGACCACTGGAAGCATTCTAGTAATTCAGAGGATTCTAGGCTGAGAGAAATCGCCAGGTCCTTGGGAGAGTGGAATTGCTTCCAGTTACGTGCATCCCGAAAGGCAAGGATATCGGCAATGGGGAGAGGTCTTTCACAAAAAATGCTACCCTTCCCTTCTTCAAGATAAGGGAGGGAAACCCCGAAGGTAGTACAAAGAAGTTCCAGTAATTCAGAAGAAGGAGCTTCAATTCCTCTCTGGTATGACTCTTCTTCCAATCCAAGTTTCTCAGCCATCTGAGCATCATCCAAGTGAAGTAGGTTCTGAATATGGTGTATGCGTTCCTGTAGTGTTTTCATTGGTTTGTCCTTCTGGGAATAGTAGCATGGAATGGGAGTGCTTTGGAAAGCAAAGATACATAAAGACCGGCCTTGCATGCGTAGTATCCTAGTTCTTATAAACTCCAATTGTGCATCGAATGATAATGTGGTACAAAAACATAAGGTGATTGTATGCTAAATAGGAGAAAAGTTCTTATATGGTTAGTTCAAAGACATAAGGAACCTATTTCGCTGATTAGACTCCAAAAACTGATGTTTCTTTTTGTGAAAGAGTCAAAAAATGACTATTACCACTTTATTCCAAATTCATACGGATGTTATTCAATCAGCCTTCATGATGATCAGATAGCACTTCAACAAAAACATATCATCATTGAAAAAAAGGGAAAATCGCCGTTTTCTTCATATGTAACCATTGATGAAAAACAAGCAGACTTGTGCAATATCAAATTAAAGAAAGATGATGAAGTTGCACTAGAAATGACACTAAGAGAGAATGAGCACCTTAGTGATAATGAATTGATCACGAAGGTCTACAAAGGATTCCCTTTTTATAGCATTCGCAGTGCTCTGCTTGATAATTTTCGTACAGACCCAGTATTTCTTGAAAAACTGGATCAAATAAGAAATAAGATAGAGAGTTCACCAAGAGCTCTCCTTACCATTGGGTATGAGGGGTTGTCCATAGATCGTTTTATACAGTTGCTTATACTTCAGAATGTAAAATATTTAGTCGATGTAAGAAAGAACCCCTTCTCGATGAGGCCCGAGTATAGGAAAGCGAGATTACTGACTGCATTACAGGAAGCTGGTATCAGCTATCTGCATATACCCGAGGCTGGAATTTCTTCTACATTAAGAAAAGAATTTCCTCCTTCTGAGCAAAAAGCGCAACTATTTGAACTGTATTCCAAACATACACTACCTCAGTGTGAAGAGCACGCTGAAGCAATAGCGGGACTTATAGCTAAAGTAAATGTAGCCCTAATGTGTTATGAAAAAAATCCTAGAGACTGCCATAGACAGTTGTTTGCAGAGTATTGCAGGAAAAAACAACCATCTATCCCGAGGATAATTCATATCAGAGGAGATGCATTTGAAGAAGAAACTATTCATCACAGTCCTGACATACCCGACCCCCTCCCATAAATATATTGAGACTGTATGTACAGCAGGATTAACAGAATCTGGAGATTGGATTCGTATCTATCCCATAAGGCTTAGAATGCTTAATACAAAAATTCAGAAATATGGTTGGTATATCCTCGATATTGAACCGAGAGACAGGAATAGGGACAATCGAAAAGAATCCTATTATTGCATTAGCCCGCCGGGAGAATGTATAAAGCATATTGGTCCAGGCAACGATTGGAGAGAACGAAAAGAAATATGCCTTAAGAATGTCTTCTATAATTTTACTAGTTTGGCATTCGCCTCAGACACTAAACGGAAAGATTTCATATCGCTTGCAACATTCAAGCCTAAAGAACTTGTTGATTTTATTGCAGAACCAAAAAATTGCGAGAAGGAAGAAAGCAAAAAAGAAGAAATCCTAAACAACCTCAGAATGCAGGGTGATCTAATCAATCAGGATATTCCTGAATATTGGAAGATGGCCCAATCAATTCCATTTACCTTCTATTATACTTTCAAAGATGACTCGGGGGCTATTTACAAATTAATGATTGAAGATTGGGAACTAATGATGCTTTACCGCAATTGCATCAAACATGGAAAGGAAAAGGCTTTACATGATATCAAAAAGAAATATCTTGAAGATTTCAGAAAGAGGGATATCTATTTCTTTCTCGGAACTCGTAGAGAAGCACATATGCGTAGATGGAGCAATCCATTTTCTATAGTTGGTGTGTTTTATCCTCCCTTAGAAATTCAACCAGAATTTGATTTCTCTACTCCCACCATATAGTCCGGGAATATTCTCTGAGATTTAGTGTTTTGGATATTTGGCTGTTTATGGAGTTTTATAATCATCCCAAAAAACTTTGTTCTAGGACCACAGCGAATTATAAACATTGACGTACACCAAACACAGGCGTATCCTGGGCTCATGGCAGTGCAGCTCTCAAACCGAATTTCCCAGAAATTGATTACCCACCTGGCAATCGGAAGTCATTATGTGCTCCAAGACATTGCTGATCTGATGGAAATGAACATTGCTGCTGCAATGCGTAAGGGAGTCCTTTCAAGAACTGGGGAGAATGCAATTGTATTGCTGATCAACTTGAAGAAAGAGAGCTATGCAACCCCGTATGTTGACCATATCGACAACGATGTCCTCTACTGGGAGGGACAGCTTAAACAACGGTTTGTCGAGAATCGGATGAATAGCGGAGAATACGAAATATTCGTATTCGTCAGGGATCGGGTAAAGACTCCCTACACCTACTACGGTCGTGCTATTCCTATCGCAAGTCAGTACTATGCCCCGGGCAAACCTTGTAAAACAAAGTTTAGCCTGTATGAATACGCCTCAGCTTTCAATCACCAAGAAAAGGAAGAATCATTAGATCAGGAACATCCTTATGGCATTGATCAGGGAGTTATTCCTACCACACGCATCGGAACAACCATCCAGAGAACAGTGCAGCATACCTATCGCAAACAAGCACTTGAACTCTGGAATAACAGTTGTGCTGTACTAGGAGTAGAAAAACCAAAGATCTTGGTAGCAAGTCATATCAAACCATGGAGAGTTGCAGATGACCATGAGCGAATTGACCCCAAAAATGCCCTCATACTCTCACCGCTTTACGACAAACTCTTCGACTTGGGAATGATTTCATTCGATCCCTCCAGTGGATCCATACAACTCTCAGGTCAACTTGATGACAATGATTATGACCGCCTCGGCATTGATGACTCAAAGCACCTAAGCATGATTCCTGAAGGAACTGAGAAATATCTAAGCTATCATAACAAATATGTGTATAACTTCGCTCCACTCTTGGAAACAGAGATTGAAATGCTTACCTATTAGATCCTTTCCCTTGCCTTCTCACCATATCCTACCTATACTATGGACATTAGGAGGACATCCATGGACCTATTTGAAGTAGCAATTAAACTGGAACAGGAAGGTATTCAGTTCTATACTGACCTTGCAAAAAAGGCACCAGACGAAGGTTTTGCAAACATCTTCAAGATGCTCGCTGATGACGAAAAGAAACATGAAAGTTATTTCCGTGCCCTACAGAAGAAGAGTGCACCAGTAGCAGTTAATACCACGGTAATAGAAGCAGCAAAGAAAGTCTTCAAGGCATTCGACCCAGATTCATTTCCCTCTGCAACTGATCAGATTCCTGCCTATGAAGAAGCTCTGGCTGTAGAGAAGAAGAGCATAGAGTTCTACAAGGAACAACTTCCACAGGTAACAGATGAAGAAGCCAAGAAAGCTCTCTCGCTTATCCTCTCAGAAGAGAAACGTCACTATGAAGTACTCAAGGAGATGCTTAAGCTTATTACCCGCCCTCATCGTTGGGTAGAGGACGCTGAGTTTGGCGTACGTGAAGACTACTAAGTACGATTCGTTTGCTTGAGTAATACCAACGCATCAGAAATGTCCAGGGGTTTACTGAAAAGGAACCCCTGGATTTTATCGCATTGATACTTCTTCAAGTAGTTATACTGATTCTCAAACTCAACACCCTCGGCGATAACTGTATGCCCTAGCTTATGGGCAAGTGATATAATTTCAGCTGTAATAGCTTCCTTCTCTTGAAGCACTTCAAGCTTGTCTATAAACGCTTTATCTATCTTCAGACAATTCACATTCAGCTCACGCTCTCGTGATAACGTTGAATAACCCGTGCCAAAATCATCGATTGCAATCGACATTCCCCGCTGCTGGAGAAGAAAGAACAAATCATTTACATCCTGGAACTTGGAAATAAACACTGACTCAGTCACTTCCAAAGTAATATTCTCAGTATCTACTCTATGGTGTTCAACAGCCTTCATCAGGGAAGGCAAAAAGTCCTTATTCATCAACTGAATCGCAGAAATATTGATCGAAACACCCACATTTGAAAAACCCTCTTTCTCTATCAGAGACAGGAATTTCAATGCCTTGTCTATAATGATCTTGCCAAGGGGGACAATAAGCTTGGCCTTCTCTGCAATCTCAATGAACTCAGTAGGAGAGACGCTACCCAAACAGGGACTCTTCATCCTGGAGAGAGCCTCAAAGCCAGAAATTGTCTGAGCCTTCACATCCCAAATCGGCTGGAACTGAAGGGAGAGGGAGGAAGAGACTGGATTCTTGATCAGCTCAGCGAGTTCTCTCTCGATGGTTGTACGCCTTCTCATTGCCTGCTGCATCGTCTCATCAAAAACACAAACCTCATGACCCGTATCAAAATCAGACAACGCTTGTTCGGAGGCAATGAGAAGATTGGTTAGGCTCTCCTCAATAGGAACATCAGAAAGCTCTATCAACCCAATACCCCAACCTACCCGTTCCTCTTTCAGCAAGGAAGCAACCTTCTTGGAGACCATCCTTCCAAAAGAAAGCAACGCAGCAAAATCAACAGGGGCTTTGATGAAGAATATCATCTGATACTCATAGGAACTGAACAACACATGCTCTGAATCACTGAGTGCCTGGAGTTTCATTGCTACTTGCTTCACCAGATTCCTGCTATAGAGAAACCCATGGGCTACACTCAATGCATGAACCGCAGTCAAGTTGACTGCAAGTAATGCATTTCCTCGCTTCTTCTGTTCTTCCTCCAAAAAAGAGACCAAGAACCTTCTGTTGGGAAGATCAGTCCACTCATCATGGTTATGGTAATAGTTGAGGACGAGTTCTTGTCTTTTTCTCTCAGAGATATCAAAAAGCATACCCTCAATTGCGACAAACGCCCCCTGATCATCCTGAATCCCTCGCCCGGTGTCAAATACCCATCTCTTATCCCCATCCTTGGTAATAATCTCATACTCTTGAATAAAGGGAGTCTCTCCATTAATAATCGATTCCCATTCCTCTCGTACGTTATCACGATGGATAGGAGCAATCATTTCATTGAAGGAAATAGCCTTGTTTCCTACCAGTTCTTCAGGTAAGTAGCCAGTTAGCTCCTTACACCCGGATGAGACAAACTGCATGGTCCAGTATTCATCAAATGAACACCGGTAGGCCATTCCCGGCAATTGGGAGAAGTATGAATGGATGATTCGCTCCCTCTCCCGTAGTGAAGCCTCGAGCTCTTTCTGTTCAGTAATATCCTTGATAATCCCAAGATAGTCTTCAGCTTCGGGTTGGTTTGCATATAGCCTTGAAACAGTCATGTTCACCCAAACCAGAGACCCATCAGGCTTGATGAACCGTTTCTCAATTTCATAGCTGGAGATCTCATGGTTGGAAAATAGTGCATACTTGACCAACTCCTTCTCCAGATCTTCAGGATGGGTAATTTCTCTCCAATCAACGGTCATGAGTTCTTCCTTGGAACGTCCCATGATATCCAGAAGAATTGCATTGGCCTTGACCATTTCCATATGAGCTGCATCAGGACCGCTATATACGGCTATGCCTATAGGAGCCTGCCAGAGCAGGCTGTCAAACAAGACATCCCCCACTTGCCGTCTAGCTCCCATTACTGCATCAGATAGCAATTCCACCCGCCGTTTCAACAACTGGGGAGAGTAAGGCCTACGGATACAGTCAGAAGCCCCCAGGGCAAGAGCTTTGTTTTCCTGCTCTGTATCGTCGTTGGTGATAACGATACTATGGATTGGATAATGAGCAAGTGGTTGCAATAGAGAGACACTGGTAATGAAATCAAGGAGAGCAATTCGAATTGAGGGGTGTTTTTCTACACATGTAACCGCTTCTGCCTCAGTAGAGACAAACCAAAGTTCAGCTGAGTTAAGACTCCTTTTAATTGTTGCAGTTTCTTCTTCAGAAACACCAACAACCAACACACCAACCTGCACCATCACGCTCCTGCATACAACATACATAGCCATGTACTATTCAACTATTTTGCAGTTAGTATACAGGAGCAATAATACTCATACAATGTGAAAAATAAAACAAATTCCGACTATTCCGATATTCTTATCCCGGGTTATGTAGCCGTTGCTGTTGCAACCTTGCTAAGATCCTGGGTATTGAATGCATCGCGATCGAATTCACCAAGGGCGTTTGCAACAACGACAGAGGTCGTCAGGTCTCCGGTAACATTGGTCATGGTCCTGAACATATCCACCAGGAAATCGACACCAGCTACCAGGCCAACCGCCTCAACAGGAAGTCCGACCGTGGTGAGGGTGATAATGGTAAAAGCTGTTGCTCCCATCGGCACAGCGGCACTACCCAAGCTTGCAAATATGGAAACCACCACGATCAGAACATATTGGGAGAGCGCAAGTTCAATACCAAAGGCATTTGCTGCAAACACCGCTACCATGGCAGGGAAAATACCTCCACAGGCATCCATGTTCATCACAGCCCCAAGCGGTCCCACGAAGTTTGCCACCCTGGAATTCACTTTCAGCCTGTCGGTCATGGTATTGATGGTCATCGTCAAGGAACCCAAGCTCGAGCGGCTGGAGAATGCAAGCAACATAGCAGGGCTCGCTGCCTTGAAAAACCTGAATGGGTTGATCTTGGCCGAGAACGTAAGCAATCCGCCATATACAAGCCCAATTTGCAGCAAGCAGGCAATTACCACTGCCAATACAAACAACCCAAGCTGAGCCAACGCTGCCAGTCCTGTATTCGAAAG containing:
- a CDS encoding ferritin family protein — encoded protein: MDLFEVAIKLEQEGIQFYTDLAKKAPDEGFANIFKMLADDEKKHESYFRALQKKSAPVAVNTTVIEAAKKVFKAFDPDSFPSATDQIPAYEEALAVEKKSIEFYKEQLPQVTDEEAKKALSLILSEEKRHYEVLKEMLKLITRPHRWVEDAEFGVREDY
- a CDS encoding EAL domain-containing protein, which produces MAMYVVCRSVMVQVGVLVVGVSEEETATIKRSLNSAELWFVSTEAEAVTCVEKHPSIRIALLDFITSVSLLQPLAHYPIHSIVITNDDTEQENKALALGASDCIRRPYSPQLLKRRVELLSDAVMGARRQVGDVLFDSLLWQAPIGIAVYSGPDAAHMEMVKANAILLDIMGRSKEELMTVDWREITHPEDLEKELVKYALFSNHEISSYEIEKRFIKPDGSLVWVNMTVSRLYANQPEAEDYLGIIKDITEQKELEASLRERERIIHSYFSQLPGMAYRCSFDEYWTMQFVSSGCKELTGYLPEELVGNKAISFNEMIAPIHRDNVREEWESIINGETPFIQEYEIITKDGDKRWVFDTGRGIQDDQGAFVAIEGMLFDISERKRQELVLNYYHNHDEWTDLPNRRFLVSFLEEEQKKRGNALLAVNLTAVHALSVAHGFLYSRNLVKQVAMKLQALSDSEHVLFSSYEYQMIFFIKAPVDFAALLSFGRMVSKKVASLLKEERVGWGIGLIELSDVPIEESLTNLLIASEQALSDFDTGHEVCVFDETMQQAMRRRTTIERELAELIKNPVSSSLSLQFQPIWDVKAQTISGFEALSRMKSPCLGSVSPTEFIEIAEKAKLIVPLGKIIIDKALKFLSLIEKEGFSNVGVSINISAIQLMNKDFLPSLMKAVEHHRVDTENITLEVTESVFISKFQDVNDLFFLLQQRGMSIAIDDFGTGYSTLSRERELNVNCLKIDKAFIDKLEVLQEKEAITAEIISLAHKLGHTVIAEGVEFENQYNYLKKYQCDKIQGFLFSKPLDISDALVLLKQTNRT
- a CDS encoding nucleotide pyrophosphohydrolase, producing MKTLQERIHHIQNLLHLDDAQMAEKLGLEEESYQRGIEAPSSELLELLCTTFGVSLPYLEEGKGSIFCERPLPIADILAFRDARNWKQFHSPKDLAISLSLESSELLECFQWSGEDVHAKKKQKQMEEELADILIYSVLFADSIGVDIPTIIERKLRKNAEKYDVKKAYGSAKKYTEL
- a CDS encoding HNH endonuclease signature motif containing protein, with amino-acid sequence MAVQLSNRISQKLITHLAIGSHYVLQDIADLMEMNIAAAMRKGVLSRTGENAIVLLINLKKESYATPYVDHIDNDVLYWEGQLKQRFVENRMNSGEYEIFVFVRDRVKTPYTYYGRAIPIASQYYAPGKPCKTKFSLYEYASAFNHQEKEESLDQEHPYGIDQGVIPTTRIGTTIQRTVQHTYRKQALELWNNSCAVLGVEKPKILVASHIKPWRVADDHERIDPKNALILSPLYDKLFDLGMISFDPSSGSIQLSGQLDDNDYDRLGIDDSKHLSMIPEGTEKYLSYHNKYVYNFAPLLETEIEMLTY
- a CDS encoding DUF488 family protein, which translates into the protein MFLFVKESKNDYYHFIPNSYGCYSISLHDDQIALQQKHIIIEKKGKSPFSSYVTIDEKQADLCNIKLKKDDEVALEMTLRENEHLSDNELITKVYKGFPFYSIRSALLDNFRTDPVFLEKLDQIRNKIESSPRALLTIGYEGLSIDRFIQLLILQNVKYLVDVRKNPFSMRPEYRKARLLTALQEAGISYLHIPEAGISSTLRKEFPPSEQKAQLFELYSKHTLPQCEEHAEAIAGLIAKVNVALMCYEKNPRDCHRQLFAEYCRKKQPSIPRIIHIRGDAFEEETIHHSPDIPDPLP